One Flavobacterium sp. 90 DNA segment encodes these proteins:
- a CDS encoding DoxX family protein: MNLPWHLYLMAFLYIVAGLNHFRKPGMYIKIIPPAFKNPKLINTISGAAEIILGILLLFHPTQNLAAWGIIALLIAVFPANLFMFQNKKASFGLPKWILFVRLFLQIIFVYWAYQYTF, encoded by the coding sequence ATGAATTTACCTTGGCATTTATATTTAATGGCTTTTCTCTATATAGTTGCCGGACTTAATCATTTTAGAAAACCGGGAATGTATATCAAAATCATTCCTCCTGCATTTAAAAACCCTAAATTAATAAATACCATAAGCGGAGCTGCCGAAATAATTCTTGGCATTCTTCTGCTGTTTCATCCTACACAAAATTTAGCAGCTTGGGGCATCATCGCGCTCTTAATTGCTGTATTTCCTGCTAACTTATTCATGTTTCAAAATAAAAAAGCGAGTTTCGGCTTGCCAAAATGGATTTTATTTGTACGTTTGTTCTTACAGATTATTTTCGTGTATTGGGCTTACCAATACACCTTTTAA
- the gldI gene encoding gliding motility-associated peptidyl-prolyl isomerase GldI: MNYLKTSIYTLLFAVLLVSCKQHEDARRPISRTSGTFMKKSVDRNKKIIANEEEVIKKIIKSNPKTKYFATRKGYWFSYDEKNDTDLATPRKGDIAYFNLEVKDIKGNIIYSEADLGPQTYYVDKQDIMMGLRDGIKLMHKNEIVTFLFPSHIAYGYHGDNKKIGTNQSLICTVTLRNFVPDPAAATTGTPAGQNAAGQTPPPATPKPLAVKPTTKVKKDTINP; this comes from the coding sequence ATGAACTACCTAAAAACAAGCATTTACACCCTACTTTTTGCTGTTTTACTGGTTAGCTGTAAACAGCATGAAGATGCGAGAAGACCTATTTCAAGGACTTCAGGAACTTTCATGAAAAAATCAGTTGATCGTAACAAAAAAATAATTGCTAATGAAGAAGAGGTTATAAAAAAAATAATCAAAAGCAATCCTAAAACTAAATATTTTGCTACCAGAAAAGGATATTGGTTTTCTTATGATGAAAAAAATGATACCGATCTTGCAACACCCAGAAAAGGAGATATCGCTTATTTTAATTTAGAAGTAAAAGATATAAAAGGCAATATTATTTATTCAGAAGCTGATCTTGGACCTCAAACTTATTATGTAGACAAACAAGATATCATGATGGGATTGCGTGATGGTATTAAACTGATGCATAAAAATGAAATTGTGACTTTCTTGTTTCCTTCACATATTGCTTACGGATATCATGGAGACAACAAAAAAATTGGTACTAACCAATCGTTGATTTGCACGGTTACACTTCGAAATTTTGTACCGGATCCTGCCGCTGCAACCACAGGAACTCCTGCGGGACAAAATGCTGCCGGACAAACTCCGCCACCTGCAACACCAAAACCATTAGCCGTAAAACCGACAACTAAAGTTAAAAAAGATACAATAAACCCATAA
- a CDS encoding peptidylprolyl isomerase, protein MKKSILLLLLAVTSFYSCKDEHSNLPDGLYADIETNKGHIIVELDYKKAPITVANFVTLAEGKSEFVTKDYLKNKPFYDGLKFHRVIEDFMIQTGDPEGTGSGDAGYRFKDEITDLKFDKAGVLAMANNGPGTNSSQFFITHVETPWLDGKHTIFGHVVEKGQEVVNQIKQDDKIVTVTIIRNGEAAKKFDAVKVFHDYFSEIAKEKSKYDGVQKEKVAYLASVRPKATKTSTGLEYVITEKGNGKKPAAGTQIYINYSGFLEDGTLFDSSVEEVNKAYGKFDQARAEQHGYQPIPFQAGRKDGMIPGFIEGIEQLSFGDKAVLFIPSHLAYGATGAGGVIPPNANIIFEIQLLEKP, encoded by the coding sequence ATGAAAAAAAGTATTTTATTACTATTACTAGCCGTTACCTCATTTTATTCTTGTAAAGACGAACACAGCAATTTACCTGATGGTTTATATGCTGACATTGAAACTAATAAAGGACATATTATCGTAGAATTAGATTATAAAAAAGCACCAATTACGGTGGCTAACTTTGTAACTCTTGCAGAAGGTAAAAGCGAATTCGTAACTAAAGATTATCTTAAAAATAAACCATTTTATGATGGATTAAAATTTCACCGAGTTATTGAAGATTTCATGATTCAAACCGGAGATCCTGAAGGAACTGGTTCTGGTGATGCCGGTTATAGATTTAAAGACGAAATCACGGATCTTAAATTTGATAAAGCGGGTGTTTTGGCTATGGCAAATAATGGTCCCGGAACAAACAGCAGCCAATTTTTTATCACACACGTTGAAACTCCTTGGTTAGACGGAAAACATACGATTTTTGGTCACGTTGTAGAAAAAGGTCAGGAAGTTGTAAATCAAATCAAACAAGATGATAAAATTGTTACTGTAACTATCATCAGAAATGGTGAAGCTGCAAAGAAGTTTGATGCTGTAAAAGTATTTCACGATTATTTTTCTGAAATCGCAAAAGAAAAAAGCAAATACGACGGAGTTCAAAAAGAAAAAGTAGCTTACTTGGCTTCTGTAAGACCAAAAGCAACAAAAACAAGCACTGGCTTAGAGTATGTAATTACTGAAAAAGGAAATGGTAAAAAACCTGCTGCAGGAACTCAAATCTACATTAACTATTCTGGTTTCTTAGAAGACGGAACTTTGTTTGATTCAAGTGTAGAAGAAGTTAATAAAGCTTATGGAAAGTTTGATCAGGCAAGAGCAGAACAACACGGATACCAACCAATTCCGTTTCAGGCAGGTCGTAAAGACGGTATGATTCCTGGATTTATTGAAGGAATTGAGCAACTTTCTTTTGGAGATAAAGCAGTTCTTTTTATTCCTTCTCATTTAGCATATGGAGCAACCGGAGCAGGAGGAGTTATTCCGCCAAATGCTAATATTATTTTCGAAATACAATTATTAGAGAAACCGTAA
- the aqpZ gene encoding aquaporin Z, with the protein MKKLFAEFFGTYWLVFGGCGSALFAAGIPNLGIGFAGVALAFGLTVLTMAYAVGHISGGHFNPAVSFGLWAGGRFPAKDLLPYIISQCVGALAAAGTLFIIWSGKAGNVIDNTKAGAFASNGFGAFSPDGYSLQSAFIAEFVLTLFFLLVILGATDKFANGRFAGIAIGLALTLIHLISIPITNTSVNPARSLSQAIFTGGEPLSQVWLFWLAPILGAIVAGFIYKTLLQNHADA; encoded by the coding sequence ATGAAAAAATTATTTGCAGAATTTTTCGGAACCTATTGGCTTGTTTTTGGTGGTTGCGGGAGCGCTCTTTTTGCTGCCGGCATTCCTAATCTGGGAATTGGCTTTGCTGGTGTTGCTTTAGCCTTCGGATTAACCGTATTAACGATGGCTTATGCAGTTGGACATATCTCAGGCGGACATTTTAATCCTGCTGTATCTTTCGGTTTATGGGCTGGAGGAAGATTTCCGGCAAAAGATCTATTGCCTTACATTATTTCGCAATGTGTTGGTGCATTAGCTGCAGCGGGAACTTTGTTTATAATCTGGTCAGGTAAAGCGGGAAATGTGATTGACAATACTAAAGCCGGAGCTTTTGCTTCAAATGGTTTTGGTGCTTTTTCTCCTGATGGATATTCTTTACAATCTGCATTTATAGCTGAGTTTGTTCTGACATTATTCTTCTTATTGGTAATTCTTGGCGCTACAGATAAATTTGCAAACGGAAGATTTGCAGGAATCGCAATTGGTTTAGCCTTGACTTTAATTCACTTAATCAGTATTCCAATTACTAATACTTCAGTAAATCCTGCGAGATCATTGTCACAAGCAATTTTTACAGGCGGAGAACCTTTATCTCAGGTTTGGTTATTTTGGCTTGCACCAATTTTAGGAGCAATAGTCGCCGGATTTA
- a CDS encoding DMT family transporter, with amino-acid sequence MSQNNVLKGVFLVAIGATTYGMLATFVKMAYSEGYTTAEVTTSQFILGIIGILLINAFQKVKHKDKVVKASKKNIFSLMLAGTSLGMTSLFYYLAVKYIPVSIGIVLLMQTVWMGVLLEMILEKKLPSKQKVIAVIIVLIGTVLATNIIHNDIQLDWRGIAWGVLAAASFTTTMFTANSVATEISSAQRSLYMLLGGSIIVFSFAFATQVTPFNFEIFMKWGIILALFGTIIPPMLMTAGFPLTGIGLGSIVSALELPVSVMMAYFLLNEQVIFSQWVGIVLIILAIIIMNVNFKSKK; translated from the coding sequence ATGTCACAAAACAACGTATTAAAGGGAGTATTTTTAGTTGCAATAGGAGCAACAACTTACGGAATGTTAGCTACTTTCGTAAAAATGGCCTATTCTGAAGGATATACAACTGCCGAAGTAACAACATCTCAATTTATACTTGGAATTATTGGTATTTTATTAATCAATGCTTTTCAAAAAGTAAAACATAAAGACAAAGTTGTAAAAGCGAGCAAAAAAAATATATTTAGCTTAATGCTTGCAGGAACTTCATTAGGAATGACTAGTTTGTTCTATTATCTGGCGGTAAAATACATTCCGGTATCTATTGGTATTGTTCTTTTAATGCAAACGGTTTGGATGGGTGTTTTGCTTGAAATGATTTTAGAAAAAAAATTACCTTCAAAACAAAAAGTCATTGCCGTAATTATTGTACTTATTGGTACTGTTTTGGCGACCAATATTATCCATAACGATATACAATTAGACTGGAGAGGTATCGCTTGGGGAGTTTTGGCGGCTGCATCTTTTACTACAACCATGTTTACTGCAAATAGTGTTGCTACTGAAATTTCATCGGCTCAACGAAGCTTATACATGCTTTTGGGCGGATCAATTATTGTGTTTTCATTTGCATTTGCAACTCAGGTTACCCCTTTTAACTTTGAGATTTTCATGAAATGGGGAATTATATTGGCTTTATTCGGAACTATTATTCCTCCTATGTTAATGACTGCAGGTTTCCCATTAACCGGAATTGGATTAGGAAGTATTGTTTCGGCACTAGAACTTCCGGTTTCTGTTATGATGGCTTACTTCTTATTAAATGAGCAAGTTATCTTCTCTCAATGGGTTGGGATTGTATTAATTATTTTAGCGATAATTATTATGAATGTAAATTTCAAGTCTAAAAAATAG
- a CDS encoding bifunctional oligoribonuclease/PAP phosphatase NrnA: MKIQDIQAIQLLLATPKKIAIIPHRGPDGDAMGSTLALYHFLLKNNHQPTVIAPNDFPDFLAWIPGSETVKIFEKDTENCTKILEEAELIFTLDFNAFHRTGEMEHTLAKLTAPFIMIDHHQKPDDYAAYMYSDTSFGSTCEMIYNFISFLGKKEDLDKTIATCIYTGILTDSGSFRFPGTTGNTHRIIAELIDLGVENTQIPVLLFDNSSYSRLQLLGRALQNMKVFEAHKTSYTSLTQDELDSFNYVKGDTEGIVNYGLSIKGILFTAIFIENKDEKIIKISFRSQGGFDVNQFARDHFNGGGHSNAAGGRSDVSMEETLTKFENLVTKLNI; the protein is encoded by the coding sequence ATGAAAATACAAGATATTCAAGCGATACAATTATTACTCGCAACCCCAAAGAAAATCGCCATAATTCCGCACAGAGGTCCCGATGGAGACGCTATGGGCTCGACCTTAGCATTATATCATTTTTTATTAAAAAATAATCATCAGCCAACTGTAATTGCGCCAAACGATTTTCCTGATTTTCTGGCTTGGATTCCAGGCTCTGAAACTGTAAAAATATTCGAAAAAGATACTGAAAACTGCACCAAAATATTAGAAGAAGCTGAGCTGATTTTTACACTCGACTTTAATGCTTTTCATCGCACAGGCGAAATGGAACATACTTTAGCCAAGCTAACGGCTCCATTTATCATGATTGATCATCATCAAAAACCGGATGATTATGCTGCATATATGTACTCTGATACTTCATTTGGCTCTACTTGTGAGATGATTTATAACTTTATTTCGTTTTTAGGCAAAAAAGAAGATCTGGACAAAACAATTGCAACATGTATTTATACTGGAATTCTAACTGATTCAGGTTCGTTTCGTTTTCCGGGAACAACAGGAAATACACACCGAATCATTGCCGAATTAATTGATTTAGGAGTTGAAAATACCCAAATTCCGGTTTTATTATTTGACAATAGTTCTTACAGCCGTTTGCAATTATTAGGTCGTGCTTTGCAAAACATGAAGGTTTTTGAAGCGCACAAAACCTCTTATACTTCGCTTACTCAGGACGAGTTGGATTCTTTTAATTATGTGAAAGGTGATACTGAAGGAATTGTAAATTATGGATTAAGTATAAAAGGTATTCTTTTTACTGCTATTTTTATCGAAAATAAAGACGAGAAAATCATCAAAATCTCTTTCCGTTCGCAAGGAGGATTTGATGTGAACCAGTTTGCGAGAGATCATTTTAACGGAGGTGGACATAGTAATGCTGCCGGCGGAAGATCTGATGTTTCGATGGAAGAAACTTTGACAAAATTTGAAAATTTAGTAACCAAACTAAACATATAA
- a CDS encoding peptidylprolyl isomerase — protein sequence MKFKFLFLFCLAIANIQAQAPKKLVAKPKPATAKTAPASNPAEGIFATISTTKGDIVLSLEYVKAPVTVANFITLAEGKNPYVKVESKKGKPFYDGLKFHRVINDFMIQGGDPQGNGSGDPGYAFKDEFVSELTFDKGGVLAMANSGPATNGSQFFITHKDTQWLNGKHTIFGHVVSGMAVVNKIVQDDVITKVVITRKGAAAKKFDAVKVFSDYEKNKEADKKIEAQKLEAQKELTKKVAAEKVVSFTATKAAATTTASGLKYVITQKGSGEKGAPGSTIYFHYAGYFEDGNLFDSSLPSVAKAYGQYNPARDAQGGYKAFPFEVGKKDGMIPGFIEALDMMTDGEKATFILPANLAYGEKGAGGVIPPNATLIFEIEVYKNQPVVK from the coding sequence ATGAAATTTAAATTTCTATTTTTATTTTGCTTGGCAATAGCTAATATTCAAGCTCAGGCACCAAAAAAACTGGTTGCAAAACCAAAACCTGCAACAGCAAAAACCGCTCCTGCATCAAATCCTGCTGAAGGAATTTTTGCTACTATTTCAACTACAAAAGGTGATATTGTTTTATCATTAGAATATGTAAAAGCGCCTGTAACGGTTGCAAATTTCATTACTTTGGCAGAAGGTAAAAACCCTTATGTAAAAGTCGAAAGCAAAAAAGGAAAGCCTTTTTATGACGGATTAAAATTTCACAGAGTAATTAACGACTTTATGATTCAGGGTGGAGATCCTCAGGGAAATGGTTCCGGAGATCCTGGATATGCATTTAAAGATGAGTTTGTTTCTGAATTAACTTTTGATAAAGGTGGTGTTTTGGCAATGGCCAATTCTGGACCTGCAACAAACGGAAGTCAATTTTTTATCACTCATAAAGATACACAATGGCTTAACGGAAAGCATACTATTTTTGGTCATGTAGTTTCAGGAATGGCTGTTGTAAATAAAATTGTTCAGGATGATGTGATCACAAAAGTTGTTATTACACGCAAAGGTGCTGCTGCCAAAAAATTTGACGCTGTAAAAGTTTTTAGCGATTATGAAAAAAACAAAGAAGCTGATAAAAAAATAGAAGCGCAAAAACTTGAAGCGCAAAAAGAACTAACTAAAAAAGTAGCTGCAGAAAAAGTAGTTTCATTTACAGCAACAAAAGCCGCAGCGACTACAACTGCATCTGGTTTAAAATATGTAATTACACAAAAAGGAAGTGGTGAAAAAGGTGCTCCTGGATCTACAATCTATTTTCATTATGCAGGCTACTTTGAAGACGGAAATCTTTTTGACAGCAGTTTGCCAAGTGTAGCAAAAGCTTACGGGCAATATAATCCTGCCAGAGATGCTCAAGGCGGATACAAAGCGTTTCCTTTTGAAGTTGGTAAAAAAGACGGAATGATTCCTGGTTTTATCGAAGCATTAGATATGATGACTGATGGTGAAAAAGCAACATTCATTCTTCCTGCAAATTTAGCATATGGAGAAAAAGGTGCCGGAGGAGTAATTCCACCAAACGCGACTTTGATTTTCGAAATTGAAGTATATAAAAATCAACCTGTTGTAAAATAA